A DNA window from Pontimonas salivibrio contains the following coding sequences:
- the recO gene encoding DNA repair protein RecO: protein MPSIRDHAVVLRNQLIGESDRIVTLLCREEGKVRAVAKGVRKTTSRIGSRLAPFMVVDVQWSTGKSLGIIQQVESVGSYASALATEYEAYTAAAAMVETADQLTNHEATRDQFLLLVGGLRALSERAHPTSLILDSYLLRALSLAGWSPSVDACAQTGVPGPHQHFVPALGGMVAAEVAPPGALRVGPAVVELLAALLDGHWESAEASTSSTRDEASAIVSAFTQYHLERGIRSLGETSRLRSERTAEARQ, encoded by the coding sequence ATGCCAAGCATTCGCGACCACGCCGTAGTGTTGCGCAACCAGCTCATCGGTGAATCTGATCGCATTGTGACCCTGTTGTGTCGTGAAGAGGGCAAAGTGCGTGCCGTCGCAAAAGGTGTGCGAAAAACGACCAGTCGAATCGGTTCCAGGCTTGCCCCCTTCATGGTGGTGGATGTTCAATGGTCAACCGGTAAGTCGCTGGGCATTATCCAGCAGGTTGAAAGTGTTGGCTCCTACGCCAGCGCGCTCGCCACTGAATATGAGGCCTATACAGCGGCTGCAGCAATGGTGGAAACGGCTGACCAGCTGACGAATCATGAGGCCACCCGTGACCAGTTCTTACTGCTGGTGGGTGGGTTGCGCGCGCTATCCGAGCGCGCCCACCCCACATCCCTCATCCTGGATAGCTACCTGTTACGGGCACTGAGCCTTGCCGGCTGGTCACCCAGCGTTGATGCGTGTGCTCAAACCGGTGTGCCTGGACCCCACCAACATTTCGTTCCTGCGTTGGGAGGAATGGTGGCGGCGGAGGTGGCACCTCCCGGTGCGCTTCGAGTGGGGCCAGCCGTAGTGGAACTCTTAGCGGCGCTACTCGATGGTCATTGGGAGAGCGCTGAGGCGAGCACGAGTTCCACTCGCGATGAAGCCTCAGCGATAGTGTCGGCCTTTACCCAATACCACTTAGAGCGTGGCATACGCTCTTTGGGGGAAACATCGAGGCTTCGAAGCGAGCGAACGGCGGAGGCTAGACAGTGA
- a CDS encoding isoprenyl transferase, protein MSELLPIDWTGHKPPQWEQGKVPRHVALVMDGNGRWANARGLTRVEGHRAGEKALLDVVAGALQAGVSHLSVYAFSTENWNRSPEEVKFLMGFNREVLRRRRDQLDAWGVRIRWSGRRPKLWSSVINDLTEAERRTKNNTALTLSMCVNYGGRAELVDAVRAIAADVKSGKQKPSGIRESTIKKHLYVPEAPDVDLFVRTSGEQRTSNFQLWQSAYAEMVFLDTLWPDMTRVELWAAIEEYQRRQRRFGGAIDAPTQPGPTPAS, encoded by the coding sequence GTGAGTGAACTGCTGCCCATCGATTGGACAGGGCATAAGCCGCCGCAGTGGGAGCAGGGCAAGGTTCCCCGCCATGTTGCGCTGGTGATGGACGGGAATGGTCGCTGGGCTAATGCTCGCGGGTTGACCAGGGTGGAAGGCCACCGCGCGGGAGAAAAAGCGCTGCTTGATGTTGTAGCCGGCGCCCTTCAAGCGGGGGTGTCACACCTGTCGGTGTATGCATTTTCAACTGAAAATTGGAACCGCTCACCAGAAGAAGTGAAGTTTCTGATGGGTTTTAACCGAGAAGTTCTTCGTCGCCGGCGTGATCAGCTTGATGCGTGGGGGGTGCGTATTCGGTGGTCCGGTAGAAGGCCCAAGCTGTGGTCGAGTGTCATTAACGACTTGACCGAAGCGGAGCGGCGCACGAAAAACAACACCGCATTGACCCTGTCGATGTGTGTCAACTATGGAGGCCGAGCCGAATTAGTCGATGCGGTTCGGGCGATCGCCGCGGACGTGAAATCGGGTAAGCAGAAACCTTCCGGTATCCGGGAGTCGACCATCAAGAAGCATCTCTATGTGCCAGAGGCCCCAGATGTGGACTTATTTGTTCGCACCTCCGGTGAGCAGCGCACCAGCAATTTTCAACTGTGGCAGTCGGCTTATGCGGAAATGGTTTTTCTGGACACTCTGTGGCCGGATATGACCCGAGTGGAACTCTGGGCGGCGATTGAGGAGTATCAGCGCCGACAGCGGCGCTTTGGTGGCGCAATAGATGCGCCGACGCAGCCTGGCCCCACACCGGCCAGCTAG
- a CDS encoding glycine--tRNA ligase — MAHSSKLDKVIALAKRRGFVFQAGEIYGGSRSAWDYGPLGTALKENIKRQWWRSMVQRREDVVGIDSSVILPKKVWEASGHVDVFSDPLVECTSCHKRFREDHLIEEFEEKKGRPPEGGLAGINCPNCGNKGQWTEPRAFSGLLKTYLGPVDDEAGLHYLRPETAQGIFVNFANVMQASRMKPPFGIAQVGKSFRNEITPGNFIFRTREFEQMEMEFFVEPGTDETWHQYWIDLRHQWYTDLGIDPDNLRLYEHPQEKLSHYSKRTVDIEYRFGFPSGEFGELEGVANRTDFDLSTHSEHSGTDLSYFDQAKDTRWVPYVIEPAAGLTRSLMAFLVDAYYEDEAPNSKGGVDTRTVLKLDRRLAPIKVAVLPLSRDEKLSPVAKELAQTLRENWMVDFDDAGAIGRRYRRHDEIGTPFAVTVDFDSLDDHSVTVRERDTMSQERIAIADLPGYFSEALAGA, encoded by the coding sequence ATGGCCCATTCGTCGAAACTGGATAAAGTCATCGCGTTGGCGAAACGGCGGGGCTTTGTCTTTCAAGCCGGCGAAATTTACGGCGGTTCACGCTCCGCATGGGACTACGGCCCGCTGGGCACCGCCCTCAAAGAAAACATTAAGCGCCAATGGTGGCGCTCCATGGTTCAGAGGCGAGAAGACGTTGTCGGAATTGACTCTTCGGTCATCCTGCCCAAAAAGGTGTGGGAGGCCTCAGGCCACGTGGACGTCTTTAGCGACCCACTTGTTGAGTGCACCAGCTGTCACAAGCGTTTCCGTGAAGACCACCTCATTGAAGAGTTTGAAGAGAAGAAAGGCCGGCCCCCCGAGGGTGGCCTCGCCGGAATTAACTGCCCGAACTGTGGCAACAAGGGCCAATGGACCGAGCCCCGAGCGTTTAGTGGCCTGTTGAAAACTTACCTGGGCCCAGTCGACGATGAGGCAGGGTTGCACTACCTACGACCCGAGACGGCCCAAGGAATTTTTGTGAATTTCGCCAACGTGATGCAGGCATCCAGAATGAAGCCACCGTTTGGTATCGCGCAGGTCGGAAAAAGCTTCCGCAACGAAATCACCCCCGGGAATTTCATCTTCCGCACTCGTGAGTTTGAGCAGATGGAAATGGAATTCTTCGTCGAGCCGGGTACCGATGAGACCTGGCACCAGTATTGGATCGACCTGCGCCACCAGTGGTACACGGATTTGGGCATCGATCCGGACAACCTGCGCCTCTACGAGCACCCTCAAGAGAAGCTTTCGCATTACTCCAAGCGCACCGTTGACATCGAATACCGCTTTGGGTTCCCGTCCGGGGAATTTGGCGAACTAGAAGGTGTCGCCAACCGGACCGATTTTGACCTCTCCACCCACTCTGAACATTCCGGGACCGACCTGTCCTACTTTGACCAGGCAAAAGATACCCGTTGGGTGCCCTACGTGATTGAACCCGCGGCAGGGCTCACCCGGTCACTCATGGCCTTCTTGGTCGACGCCTACTACGAAGACGAAGCGCCCAACTCGAAGGGTGGTGTTGACACACGTACCGTGTTGAAACTTGATCGCCGTCTTGCTCCCATCAAAGTGGCTGTCTTGCCACTTTCTCGTGACGAAAAACTCTCCCCAGTGGCCAAGGAATTGGCTCAGACCCTCCGCGAGAACTGGATGGTCGACTTTGACGACGCCGGAGCGATCGGTCGGCGTTATCGTCGACACGACGAAATTGGCACACCCTTCGCGGTGACTGTTGATTTCGATTCCCTCGACGACCACTCCGTGACGGTCCGAGAGCGAGACACCATGTCGCAAGAGCGCATCGCGATTGCTGATCTGCCTGGCTACTTCTCTGAAGCGTTGGCGGGAGCGTAG
- the dusB gene encoding tRNA dihydrouridine synthase DusB yields MSGPLQTLEASQEVAPAMHIGDIALSIPVVLAPMAGITNTAFRRLCREFGAGLYVSEMITSRALVERTEASMRLITHHPSEQPRSIQLYGVDPATIGEAVTMLVAEDRADHIDLNFGCPVPKVTKKGGGAALPWKLELFRAIVERAVKSAGDIPVTVKMRKGIDSDHLTYLEAAKAAEGAGVSAVALHARTADQFYSGHADWDAIGALKQTINSIPVLGNGDIWSAEDALNMVAQTDCDGVVVGRGCLGKPWLFGDLAAAFRGEPLRHQPGLREVAGAFRRHAELLVEFFGGEEIRACRDIRKHVAWYFKGYPVGGELRAALARVESLQEIDDLLGQMDLDQEYPGDPAEGPRGRAGSPKRTALPEHWLDSTELSASQRSTLLEAEIDTSGG; encoded by the coding sequence ATGTCGGGTCCTCTACAGACCCTCGAGGCATCGCAGGAGGTTGCTCCTGCGATGCACATCGGTGACATCGCGTTGAGTATTCCTGTGGTGTTGGCGCCTATGGCGGGAATTACGAACACCGCTTTTCGTCGGCTGTGCCGCGAATTTGGTGCAGGTCTTTACGTCAGTGAAATGATTACCTCCAGGGCGCTGGTGGAGCGCACTGAGGCCAGTATGCGCCTGATTACCCACCACCCTTCCGAGCAGCCGCGCAGTATTCAGCTTTACGGTGTCGACCCGGCGACTATCGGTGAAGCCGTGACCATGCTCGTGGCCGAAGACCGGGCTGACCATATCGACCTCAACTTCGGTTGTCCGGTTCCCAAAGTGACCAAAAAGGGTGGCGGTGCCGCTCTTCCCTGGAAGTTGGAACTTTTTCGCGCCATTGTGGAGCGGGCCGTGAAGTCGGCAGGGGATATTCCCGTCACCGTGAAAATGCGAAAAGGAATCGACTCAGACCACCTCACCTACTTAGAGGCAGCGAAGGCTGCCGAAGGGGCAGGGGTTTCTGCTGTGGCGCTACACGCGCGTACTGCCGATCAGTTTTATTCCGGCCACGCTGACTGGGATGCGATTGGCGCTCTAAAGCAGACGATCAATTCCATTCCGGTGTTGGGCAACGGCGATATTTGGTCAGCAGAAGATGCGTTGAACATGGTCGCTCAGACTGACTGTGATGGCGTGGTCGTCGGCCGAGGGTGTTTGGGTAAACCGTGGCTTTTTGGTGACCTGGCGGCTGCTTTTCGGGGTGAACCCCTTCGCCACCAACCTGGCCTGCGTGAGGTGGCGGGAGCTTTTCGCCGGCATGCTGAACTGTTGGTCGAGTTTTTCGGCGGCGAAGAAATCCGAGCGTGTCGGGATATCCGCAAACACGTCGCCTGGTATTTCAAGGGCTACCCGGTGGGGGGCGAGCTTCGGGCGGCACTCGCGCGGGTGGAATCCCTGCAGGAAATCGATGACCTGTTGGGTCAAATGGATCTTGACCAGGAATACCCGGGAGATCCTGCGGAAGGACCTCGTGGTCGGGCCGGTTCACCCAAGCGCACGGCCCTGCCCGAACATTGGCTTGATTCGACCGAGCTCAGTGCCTCCCAGCGCAGTACCCTTCTGGAGGCTGAAATTGACACCAGTGGCGGGTAG